Proteins from one Tsuneonella aeria genomic window:
- a CDS encoding RcnB family protein: MSLKSLLRAGSAAALAALAIASVPPAFAQSSDSDREQRRAARQAERQSQGEARQQRSAPERQYRGQSAQQQREYRAPSAQQRSGRDWNRGDRRSDTGTARQGRDWNRSDNSSSNWGQARAAQAQAQAQAQARARAQGADRTQRWDGRGGSATTGSWDRNRSYADRTRNQTYRDGYRDGRQADRYRDRSQQQDAYRSGYRDGVRTDGWRDGNRNGSYRDNNYRSWSRDWRRDNRYDWQGYRNYNRNIYRLGRYYAPYSNYRYNRVSIGFSLNSLFFGSRYWINDPWQYRLPAAYGPYRWIRYYDDALLVNTYTGEVVDVVYDFFW, translated from the coding sequence ATGTCATTGAAGTCTCTCCTTCGCGCCGGCAGTGCCGCCGCGCTGGCCGCGCTGGCCATCGCCAGCGTTCCTCCGGCGTTTGCCCAGTCCAGCGATTCCGACCGCGAGCAGCGGCGTGCGGCCCGCCAGGCCGAACGCCAGTCGCAGGGCGAGGCGCGCCAGCAGCGCAGCGCCCCCGAACGCCAGTATCGCGGTCAGTCGGCGCAGCAGCAGCGCGAGTACCGCGCGCCGTCCGCACAGCAGCGCAGCGGCCGGGACTGGAACCGCGGCGACCGGCGCAGCGATACCGGCACGGCGCGCCAGGGCCGCGACTGGAACCGCAGCGATAACAGCAGCAGCAATTGGGGCCAGGCACGCGCGGCTCAGGCGCAAGCTCAGGCTCAGGCGCAGGCTCGCGCCCGGGCACAGGGTGCCGATCGCACGCAGCGGTGGGACGGCCGCGGCGGTTCCGCAACCACCGGATCGTGGGATCGCAACCGGTCCTATGCCGATCGCACGCGTAACCAGACCTACCGCGACGGCTATCGCGACGGGCGGCAGGCCGATCGTTACCGGGACCGCAGCCAGCAGCAGGACGCCTACCGCAGCGGCTATCGCGACGGCGTGCGCACGGACGGCTGGCGCGACGGGAACCGCAACGGCAGCTACCGCGACAACAACTACCGTTCGTGGAGCCGCGACTGGCGGCGCGACAATCGCTACGACTGGCAGGGCTATCGCAACTACAATCGCAACATCTATCGCCTTGGCCGGTATTACGCCCCCTATAGCAATTATCGCTACAACCGGGTCAGCATCGGTTTCAGCCTGAACAGCCTGTTCTTCGGCAGCCGTTACTGGATCAACGATCCGTGGCAGTACCGCCTGCCGGCCGCGTACGGGCCCTATCGCTGGATCCGCTATTACGACGATGCCCTGCTGGTGAACACCTACACCGGCGAAGTGGTCGACGTGGTGTACGACTTCTTCTGGTAA
- a CDS encoding cytochrome b has product MRAEQGRRYSGVAMLFHWVIAALVIMNWQIVERAGDLDGALRGTVMGYHKAWGIVILTLSLGRLAWRLTHRPPPFASTLKPWERALAKTVHTLFYVLLIGLPLGGWIANSYIGKPIDFFGLFTIPALPTGTNPDLGGSIFDLHETGGKILLLLIVLHVAGALKHTLIDRDGTLWRMLPFGTPRG; this is encoded by the coding sequence ATGCGGGCGGAACAGGGCAGGCGGTATTCGGGCGTGGCGATGCTGTTTCACTGGGTGATCGCCGCGCTCGTCATCATGAACTGGCAAATCGTGGAGCGCGCGGGCGATCTCGACGGGGCGCTGCGGGGCACGGTGATGGGTTATCACAAGGCCTGGGGCATCGTCATCCTCACCCTGTCGCTCGGCCGCCTCGCATGGCGCCTGACGCACCGCCCGCCGCCGTTTGCGTCGACACTGAAGCCATGGGAACGGGCGCTGGCGAAGACGGTGCACACGCTGTTCTATGTCCTGCTGATCGGCCTGCCGCTGGGCGGCTGGATCGCCAATTCCTATATCGGCAAGCCGATCGACTTCTTCGGCCTGTTCACCATCCCGGCCTTGCCCACGGGGACCAATCCCGACCTCGGCGGATCGATTTTCGATCTTCACGAGACCGGGGGCAAGATCCTGCTTCTCCTCATCGTGCTCCACGTCGCCGGGGCGCTGAAGCACACGCTGATCGATCGCGACGGCACGCTGTGGCGGATGCTGCCGTTCGGGACGCCCAGGGGCTGA